In Anopheles gambiae chromosome 2, idAnoGambNW_F1_1, whole genome shotgun sequence, a single window of DNA contains:
- the LOC1270287 gene encoding UDP-glucosyltransferase 2 encodes MASAALLVLLLGCFSSVTLGANILYVNTVASPSHFGWNRALMYELASRGHNLTVFGVDSEPNPPPNVTFIVMEDVYKTLYSDPNMHTDFLEMSKISPFSMTLVFNEFVVGVCEIVLKTEGAKRLQSYPPDFGFDLIIHDYLSGPCLAALAHHRFGKPPVVAVTAYHGLSTTLSITGAYQYSALVPNHAYDATEDMSYSQRFINLLVNLEEELLQRYSMIPDSNRLLRTIDPTLPDVAEFNANTKLVLLNANPIIQYTEPFMPNVIPVGGLQIIKPKPLPADLAQLLERAGPAGVILFSLGTNVRSDSLGEARILAIIGAMEALPEYTFLWKFETETLPRKLPANVHVRKWLPQNDLLAQPAVRLFITHSGLLSTQEAIWHGVPVIGFPVFADQFKNINYCMARGVGRRLSIEHLNQQELIDTIREVMTNDSYRTNMKRMSSLFRDQPEHPLDRAVWWIEWVLRHPDSTELLTHGSRLNWFVKYSYDVLIPLFAAIALVCHGLFFLVRRMFCRRTVRKAPGKQKRS; translated from the exons ATGGCATCTGCGGCGCTGTTAGTCCTCCTGCTCGGGTGCTTCAGTTCGGTCACACTTGGTGCCAACATTCTCTACGTGAACACCGTTGCATCGCCTAGCCATTTCGGATG GAACCGTGCGCTAATGTACGAGCTGGCCTCGCGGGGCCACAATCTGACCGTGTTCGGCGTGGACAGTGAACCGAACCCACCACCGAACGTTACCTTCATCGTGATGGAAGATGTGTACAAGACGCTGTACAGTGATCCGAACATGCACACCGATTTCCTCGAGATGAGCAAAATAAGCCCGTTCAGTATGACGCTGGTGTTTAACGAATTCGTGGTAGGCGTCTGCGAGATTGTGctcaagacggagggtgccaAACGCCTGCAGAGCTATCCGCCCGACTTTGGGTTCGATCTGATCATACACGACTACCTGTCCGGGCCGTGTCTGGCAGCGCTGGCGCACCATCGCTTCGGCAAGCCACCGGTCGTGGCCGTCACTGCGTACCACGGTCTATCTACCACACTCTCCATCACCGGTGCGTACCAGTACTCGGCCCTTGTACCGAACCACGCGTACGATGCAACCGAGGACATGAGCTACAGCCAACGGTTCATCAATCTGCTGGTCAACCTGGAGGAGGAGCTGCTGCAACGCTACTCCATGATACCGGACTCGAACCGTTTGCTGCGCACGATCGATCCTACCCTGCCCGACGTGGCGGAGTTTAACGCCAACACGAAGCTGGTCCTGCTGAACGCCAACCCAATCATCCAGTACACCGAACCGTTCATGCCGAACGTGATCCCGGTCGGTGGGCTGCAGATCATCAAGCCGAAACCGCTGCCGGCCGATCTGGCCCAGCTGCTCGAACGGGCCGGCCCGGCCGGTGTGATACTGTTTTCGCTCGGCACCAACGTGCGCAGCGATTCGTTGGGCGAGGCGCGCATTCTGGCCATCATCGGCGCAATGGAAGCGCTGCCCGAGTATACGTTCCTGTGGAAGTTTGAAACGGAAACGCTACCCCGCAAGCTGCCCGCAAACGTGCACGTGCGCAAGTGGCTGCCGCAAAACGATCTGCTCGCGCAACCCGCCGTGCGGCTGTTCATTACGCACAGCGGGCTGCTCAGTACGCAGGAAGCGATCTGGCACGGGGTGCCGGTGATTGGCTTTCCCGTGTTTGCCGATCAGTTCAAAAACATCAACTACTGCATGGCACGGGGCGTCGGCCGGCGGCTTAGCATTGAGCACCTGAACCAGCAGGAGCTGATCGACACGATCCGGGAGGTTATGACCAACGACAG CTACCGTACGAACATGAAGCGCATGTCATCGCTGTTCCGCGATCAGCCTGAACATCCGCTCGATCGGGCCGTTTGGTGGATCGAATGGGTGCTGCGCCACCCGGACTCAACGGAGCTGCTGACACACGGTTCGCGGCTCAACTGGTTCGTGAAGTACTCGTACGACGTGCTGATTCCACTGTTCGCCGCCATTGCGCTCGTTTGCCACGGCCTGTTCTTCCTCGTGCGCCGTATGTTTTGTCGCCGAACGGTGCGCAAAGCGCCTGGAAAGCAGAAACGTTCGTAG